A region from the Leopardus geoffroyi isolate Oge1 chromosome E3, O.geoffroyi_Oge1_pat1.0, whole genome shotgun sequence genome encodes:
- the CACNG3 gene encoding voltage-dependent calcium channel gamma-3 subunit isoform X2: MHSQQQPWKDLHHRGAFRGVCKKIDHFPEDADYEQDTAEYLLRAVRASSVFPILSVTLLFFGGLCVAASEFHRSRHNVILSAGIFFVSAGLSNIIGIIVYISANAGDPGQRDSKKSYSYGWSFYFGAFSFIIAEIVGVVAVHIYIEKHQQLRAKSHSELLKKSTFARLPPYRYRFRRRSSSRSTEPRSRDLSPISKGFHTIPSTDISMFTLSRDPSKITMGTLLNSDRDHAFLQFHNSTPKEFKESLHNNPANRRTTPV; this comes from the exons ATGCACAGCCAGCAACAACCATGGAAGGATCTTCACCATAGGG GGGCTTTCCGAGGAGTGTGCAAGAAAATCGATCACTTCCCTGAAGATGCAGACTATGAACAAGACACAGCAGAGTACCTCCTGC GAGCTGTGAGGGCCTCCAGTGTCTTCCCCATCCTCAGCGTCACGCTGCTCTTCTTTGGCGGGCTCTGCGTGGCGGCCAGCGAATTCCACCGAAGCAGACATAATGTCATCCTCAGTGCGGGCATCTTTTTCGTCTCTGCAG gGTTAAGCAACATCATCGGCATCATAGTTTATATATCAGCCAATGCCGGAGACCCCGGGCAGCGTGACTCCAAAAAAAGCTACTCCTATGGCTGGTCCTTTTATTTCGGGGCCTTCTCTTTCATCATCGCAGAAATCGTGGGAGTTGTCGCTGTGCACATCTATATAGAAAAACATCAGCAGTTACGTGCCAAATCCCACTCGGAGCTCCTGAAGAAATCCACCTTTGCGCGCCTTCCGCCCTACAGGTATCGATTCCGGAGGCGTTCAAGTTCGCGCTCCACGGAGCCCAGATCCCGAGACCTGTCCCCCATCAGCAAAGGCTTCCACACCATCCCTTCCACTGACATCTCCATGTTCACCCTCTCCCGGGACCCCTCAAAGATCACCATGGGGACCCTCCTCAACTCCGACCGGGACCACGCTTTTCTACAGTTCCACAATTCCACGCCCAAAGAGTTCAAGGAGTCGCTGCATAATAATCCGGCCAACAGGCGCACTACGCCCGTCTGA